From the Roseibium salinum genome, one window contains:
- a CDS encoding MarR family winged helix-turn-helix transcriptional regulator, whose product MADVNFKTAISPVSRENSHARPDPAGGGEDEALPFDLIELLFFAYRDFTGDPDDVLAKYDFGRAHHRVLHFVERNPGIMVTDLLGILRITKQSLGRVLKQLVDAGIIEQREGHHDRRQRLLYTTETGHALAIDLTRLQQKRLERALIGLPDGSEETIRRFLLQMIDPEARPDVLNLIRSPYDLKD is encoded by the coding sequence ATGGCTGACGTAAATTTCAAAACCGCAATTTCCCCGGTCTCAAGGGAAAACAGTCATGCGCGGCCTGACCCGGCAGGCGGCGGTGAGGATGAAGCCCTGCCCTTCGACCTGATCGAGCTCCTGTTCTTCGCCTATCGCGATTTCACCGGGGATCCGGACGACGTCTTGGCCAAATATGATTTCGGCCGCGCTCATCACAGGGTGCTGCATTTCGTCGAGCGCAATCCCGGCATCATGGTCACGGATCTGCTCGGCATCCTGCGGATTACCAAGCAGAGTCTCGGCCGCGTCCTGAAGCAACTGGTCGATGCCGGCATCATCGAACAGCGGGAAGGTCATCACGACCGCCGCCAGCGGCTGCTTTACACCACCGAAACGGGACACGCCCTGGCGATCGATCTCACCCGCCTGCAGCAGAAGCGCCTTGAACGCGCCCTAATTGGATTGCCAGATGGCAGCGAGGAAACTATCCGTAGGTTCCTGTTGCAGATGATCGATCCGGAGGCCCGGCCGGACGTTCTGAATCTCATCCGCAGCCCTTACGACCTGAAGGACTGA
- a CDS encoding response regulator encodes MSVHVPDDNANHILLVDDDKRIRDLLTRLLKDNGYRVSAAANAAEARNCLSGLEFDLIVLDVMMPGETGLELAASLRDRSQVPILMLTARSEATDRIAGLEAGVDDYLPKPFEPRELLLRMAAILRRGNQYPLTAREEIRFGPFSFNASRGELKNGDHMVRLTDREKQILSIFAEQPGATVPRHKIVGDASGLGERTVDVQINRLRRKIETDPGNPIYLQTVRGIGYRLACD; translated from the coding sequence ATGAGTGTTCACGTGCCTGACGATAACGCCAATCATATCCTCCTGGTGGATGACGACAAGCGGATCAGGGATCTGCTTACCAGGCTGCTGAAGGACAATGGCTACCGCGTTTCCGCAGCGGCCAACGCCGCCGAAGCACGCAACTGCCTGTCGGGACTGGAATTCGACCTGATCGTGCTGGACGTGATGATGCCCGGCGAGACCGGGCTGGAACTCGCCGCATCCTTGCGCGATCGCTCGCAGGTTCCCATCCTCATGCTGACCGCAAGATCCGAGGCAACGGACCGGATCGCCGGACTTGAGGCCGGCGTCGACGATTATCTGCCCAAACCGTTTGAACCGCGCGAACTCCTGCTGCGCATGGCCGCGATCCTGAGGCGCGGCAACCAGTATCCCCTCACGGCACGGGAGGAAATCCGCTTCGGCCCATTCTCCTTCAATGCCAGCCGGGGCGAGCTCAAGAACGGAGACCACATGGTGCGCCTGACGGACCGGGAGAAGCAGATCCTGTCGATCTTTGCCGAGCAGCCCGGCGCGACGGTGCCCCGCCACAAGATCGTCGGTGATGCCAGCGGCCTGGGCGAACGCACGGTGGACGTCCAGATCAACCGCCTGCGCCGGAAAATCGAGACAGACCCGGGCAATCCGATTTATCTCCAGACGGTTCGGGGCATCGGCTACCGGCTGGCCTGCGATTGA
- a CDS encoding ATP-binding protein: MANFEAFFRRIPLADHLASLSGPWKWLSHAYRSFSRFMYRVMPKGLFTRTFLIIVAPIVILQSVLVFVFMERHYELVTERMSEAVVRQIEAIVYVLENYPQDENYRKVEELASRALDMSITLMPLEPLPAPAPKPFFDVIDRELSYGISEQIGKPFWIDTVGRSRFVEIRIQLDDAILRIITRRSQTYASNSHIFLVWMFSTSLVLVLIALLFLRNQIRPIIRLSEAADAFGKGRPVENFRASGASEVRRASLAFIDMRRRIERQIEQRTTMLAGVSHDLRTILTRLRLQLAFVGETPEREAMRKDLDEMSHMLEDYLAFASGDGDEDIRTTDLALMFEELEEEAEISGHSVKARFDGPSEVEVRRISLKRCLANLVTNGCKYGDQVEVAGRIEGGWLIITVDDNGPGIPDDQREVAFRAFHRLDLARNQDETGSGLGLAIARDIARGHGGDLYLEDSPLGGLRARVRIPA, from the coding sequence ATGGCGAATTTCGAAGCGTTTTTCCGGCGTATTCCCCTGGCGGACCACCTGGCTTCCCTGTCAGGCCCATGGAAGTGGCTGTCGCACGCCTACCGGTCCTTTTCCCGCTTCATGTACCGGGTCATGCCCAAGGGCCTGTTCACGCGGACCTTCCTGATCATCGTGGCTCCTATCGTGATCCTGCAGTCGGTTCTGGTGTTCGTGTTCATGGAGCGGCACTATGAGCTCGTCACGGAGCGGATGTCGGAAGCGGTAGTCCGGCAGATCGAAGCCATTGTCTATGTGCTGGAAAACTATCCGCAGGACGAGAACTACCGGAAGGTCGAAGAACTCGCCTCCCGGGCACTCGACATGTCCATAACGCTCATGCCGCTCGAGCCGCTGCCCGCTCCCGCCCCCAAGCCGTTCTTCGACGTCATAGACAGGGAACTCAGCTACGGCATCAGCGAGCAGATCGGCAAACCGTTCTGGATCGACACGGTCGGCAGGTCCCGTTTCGTTGAAATCCGCATCCAGTTGGACGACGCCATCCTCAGGATCATCACCCGGCGCAGCCAGACCTATGCCTCGAACTCGCATATATTCCTGGTCTGGATGTTTTCGACATCCCTGGTCCTCGTACTGATCGCCCTGCTCTTCCTGCGCAATCAGATCCGCCCGATCATCCGGCTGTCCGAAGCCGCGGACGCATTCGGCAAGGGCCGTCCGGTCGAGAACTTCCGCGCCAGCGGCGCCAGCGAAGTCCGCCGCGCCAGCCTGGCGTTCATCGACATGCGTCGCCGCATCGAGCGGCAGATCGAACAGCGGACCACGATGCTGGCCGGCGTCAGCCACGATCTGAGGACCATCCTGACCCGCCTCAGGTTGCAGCTCGCCTTTGTGGGCGAAACGCCCGAGCGTGAAGCCATGCGCAAGGACCTGGACGAAATGAGCCATATGCTGGAGGACTACCTCGCCTTTGCCAGCGGTGATGGCGATGAAGACATCCGGACGACGGACCTTGCCCTCATGTTCGAGGAGCTGGAGGAAGAGGCTGAGATTTCCGGCCATTCGGTAAAGGCCCGCTTCGACGGCCCGTCGGAAGTCGAAGTCAGGCGCATTTCCCTGAAGCGCTGCCTGGCCAACCTCGTCACCAATGGCTGCAAATACGGCGACCAGGTCGAAGTCGCGGGCCGGATCGAGGGCGGCTGGCTGATCATCACGGTCGATGACAACGGGCCCGGCATCCCCGACGACCAGCGCGAGGTCGCCTTCCGGGCCTTTCACCGCCTGGACCTTGCCCGCAACCAGGACGAAACCGGCAGCGGCCTGGGCCTTGCCATTGCACGCGACATCGCCCGCGGCCATGGCGGCGATCTTTATCTGGAAGACAGCCCGCTGGGTGGCCTCAGGGCCCGGGTGAGGATCCCCGCGTGA
- a CDS encoding TetR/AcrR family transcriptional regulator: protein MVTAKTRQKILQTFLDLLSAHPYEDVSLPLIAEAAKVKLSDMRSAYASKLALVEAFAEKIDTSVLDERDESMEDQPPRDRLFDVLMTRIDALSQHKEAVRSLHRAARNDPALALDFNRVEVRSQKWMLIAAGIDVSGVKAAVVAQCLAVSFARVVDVWLDEADEGMPRTMARLDRELDKGSTLMKRLGSLESVARGVRSFFRKASEGRGRRGRRDGDAGEDADVSGEAPAGA, encoded by the coding sequence ATGGTAACCGCAAAAACCCGGCAGAAGATCCTTCAGACGTTTCTGGATCTGTTGAGCGCGCATCCTTACGAGGATGTCTCGCTGCCGCTGATCGCCGAAGCGGCAAAGGTCAAGCTTTCCGACATGCGCAGCGCCTATGCCTCGAAGCTTGCACTCGTGGAAGCTTTTGCCGAAAAGATCGATACCAGCGTCCTGGACGAGCGTGACGAGAGCATGGAGGACCAGCCGCCGCGGGACCGCCTGTTCGACGTGCTGATGACCCGGATCGATGCGCTTTCGCAGCACAAGGAAGCCGTCCGGTCGCTGCACCGGGCCGCAAGGAACGATCCGGCGCTTGCCCTCGACTTCAACCGCGTGGAAGTCCGCTCGCAGAAATGGATGCTGATTGCCGCCGGCATCGACGTGTCGGGCGTCAAGGCCGCGGTCGTCGCGCAATGCCTTGCGGTGTCTTTCGCCCGGGTGGTCGACGTCTGGCTGGACGAGGCTGACGAAGGCATGCCGCGGACCATGGCACGGCTCGACAGGGAACTGGACAAGGGCTCCACGCTCATGAAGCGCCTGGGCAGCTTGGAAAGCGTTGCCAGGGGCGTCCGGTCCTTCTTCCGGAAGGCTTCCGAGGGCCGTGGCCGGCGCGGGCGCCGGGATGGCGATGCCGGGGAGGATGCGGACGTCTCCGGAGAGGCTCCGGCGGGCGCGTAG
- a CDS encoding tRNA-binding protein — MGSVSELIGFDDFLKVDVRVGRIVEAEEFPEARKPAYKMRIDFGPEIGIKRTSAQITRHYTPGSLVGRLVMAVVNFPPRQIGPVMSEVLTLGVPDEDGEVVLLTPDKDVPIGGRLY; from the coding sequence ATGGGTTCCGTGAGCGAGTTGATTGGTTTTGATGATTTCCTGAAAGTGGATGTGCGCGTCGGCCGTATTGTCGAGGCCGAGGAATTTCCCGAAGCGCGCAAGCCCGCCTACAAGATGCGGATCGATTTCGGCCCGGAGATCGGCATCAAGAGAACCTCGGCGCAGATTACCAGACATTATACGCCCGGCAGCCTTGTCGGCCGGCTGGTGATGGCGGTCGTGAACTTTCCGCCGCGCCAGATCGGCCCGGTCATGTCGGAAGTGCTGACCCTTGGCGTTCCGGATGAAGACGGCGAAGTGGTTCTGTTGACGCCGGACAAGGACGTGCCGATCGGCGGCCGGCTGTACTGA